Proteins found in one Pontibacter sp. SGAir0037 genomic segment:
- a CDS encoding GAF domain-containing protein, with the protein MENQTAPINLTIEKNYDSEFCGSIPLHLVNLIQPHGVLLVLEKQSLRIIQLSENVHDFFATSLESILERPLSDFLPDEQYRAVSTRIATQSSNDKIPFNFTFTIEESEVACTALIHPKEEYVLVELEKSTPYTAANSFMVLYQRIKYITSELKQATSTADTAQVAAEALKEFTGFDRVLFYQFDPQWNGIVIAQAKEEEMDDYMDLRFPASDVPKQARDLYFKNPYRLIPTREYEPVRLLPIVNPLSQSFTDLSECNLRSVASVHLEYLHNLNIKASMSLPLIIEDKLWGLISCHHQEKMLPSYEMRSALELLSGIISAQLAAKEKEKAILRRVKLRGIYAQLLEQLYSSSSFTEGLLNKSSGVLELLNLSGVAVLYGGSIMTSGATPDQQEIKDLVAWLRRNKNDKLFITDNLPKLHTPGKFYKDLASGLIALSINAEEGEYILGFRPEVLQTVSWGGNPNQAIQMEADGKTYHPRNSFATYKETVKFTSLPWYEEEVEAAEALRSAVLEKIIKERY; encoded by the coding sequence ATGGAAAACCAGACGGCACCTATCAATTTAACTATCGAAAAGAATTATGATTCCGAATTCTGTGGCAGCATTCCGCTGCACCTGGTAAACCTGATTCAGCCTCATGGTGTGCTCCTGGTTCTTGAAAAGCAGTCGTTACGCATCATACAGTTAAGTGAAAATGTGCACGATTTCTTTGCTACATCACTGGAAAGTATATTAGAGCGCCCGCTATCAGACTTTCTGCCTGATGAACAGTACCGGGCTGTTTCAACCAGAATTGCGACGCAAAGCAGTAACGATAAGATTCCCTTCAATTTTACTTTTACAATTGAAGAAAGCGAAGTAGCGTGTACGGCATTAATTCATCCGAAAGAGGAATATGTGCTGGTAGAACTGGAGAAGAGTACTCCCTATACAGCAGCCAATTCGTTTATGGTGCTTTACCAGCGCATAAAATACATTACTTCCGAATTAAAACAGGCTACTTCCACGGCCGATACCGCCCAGGTGGCGGCTGAAGCTTTAAAAGAGTTTACTGGTTTTGACAGGGTGCTGTTCTATCAGTTCGATCCACAGTGGAACGGAATCGTCATAGCACAGGCAAAAGAAGAGGAAATGGATGATTACATGGACCTTCGTTTTCCTGCCTCCGATGTGCCTAAGCAAGCCCGTGACCTCTACTTTAAAAATCCGTACCGGCTCATCCCTACACGCGAATATGAGCCGGTCAGGTTGCTGCCTATTGTAAATCCGCTAAGCCAGAGCTTTACCGATCTTTCGGAATGTAACTTGCGAAGTGTTGCATCTGTTCACCTGGAGTACCTGCACAACCTGAACATTAAGGCTTCCATGTCGCTGCCACTGATTATAGAGGACAAGCTATGGGGGCTTATTTCTTGCCATCACCAGGAGAAAATGCTTCCGAGCTATGAAATGCGTTCAGCCCTGGAATTACTTTCGGGTATTATTTCTGCCCAGCTGGCAGCTAAAGAAAAAGAGAAAGCGATTCTTCGCCGGGTAAAGCTTCGCGGCATTTACGCGCAGCTTTTGGAGCAGCTCTATTCCAGCAGCAGCTTTACCGAAGGGTTACTGAATAAATCGTCGGGTGTACTGGAATTGTTAAACCTTTCGGGAGTTGCTGTGTTGTATGGAGGGAGTATAATGACAAGTGGCGCCACTCCGGACCAGCAGGAAATAAAAGACCTGGTAGCCTGGCTGCGCAGAAACAAGAATGATAAACTCTTTATCACAGACAATCTGCCTAAGCTGCATACACCAGGTAAATTCTACAAAGATCTGGCAAGTGGGCTAATCGCATTATCAATTAATGCAGAAGAAGGAGAGTACATATTAGGATTTAGACCTGAGGTATTGCAGACGGTGAGCTGGGGCGGTAACCCGAACCAGGCCATCCAGATGGAAGCCGATGGAAAGACGTATCATCCGCGTAACTCTTTTGCCACCTATAAAGAAACAGTCAAATTCACGTCTCTGCCCTGGTATGAGGAAGAAGTGGAGGCTGCCGAAGCTCTGAGAAGTGCCGTATTGGAAAAGATAATTAAAGAAAGATACTAA